The DNA region ATACCCCAAAAGTTATTATTGGTTGTGAAAATAACTACACTTGTCCTTTTAGTTGCGATAATGCAGGTCAGCGCTTCGTCATATGCGCAAAGGATAAATCTTTCTGAAAATAATGTGTCATTAAAAAAGCTTTTTAAAGAGATTAGAAAGCAAAGCGGATACAATTTTATTTTTACCGAAGGTATGATTAAGGATACCAGACCTGTTGACATACATGTTAACAATGCCTCCATCGGCGACGTTCTTGATAAGGTATTTCATGATCAGCCTCTTTCATATACGATAAGTAATAATACCATAGTAATTAAAGAAAAGGAAGAGCCCTTTATTCCGATAACCATTACTGGTACTGTTAAAGACGAAAAAGGGCAGCCTTTGCCCGGTGTTACTGTAACTGTAGACGGATCAGTTAACGCTACCTCTACCGATAATAATGGTAAATACAATATTAAGGCTGATGGTAAGCAAACACTGGTATTCTCTTTTATTGGTTATAAAACGGTAAAACGAATTATCAATAATGAACAGCTGATTGATATCTCGTTAGAGCCTCTCTCAAAAGATTTGACAGAGGTGGTTGTAGTAGGATACGGTACTCAAAAAAGGGAAAATATTACGGCTGCCATTTCAACCCTCAAAGGGCAGGATATTGCACAAAAACCGGTGGCCAGCTTAAGCAACAGTTTAACAGGCCGGGTTGCCGGTGTTATTATTACCCAGGGTAATGGCGAGCCCGGACAGGATGCTGCAAGTATTCATATAAGAGGCATCGGTACTACGGGTAACAATGCGCCATTAATTGTGGTTGATGGCGTTTACCGCAGCTTTGAATCGCTTGATCCGAATAGTATCGAGTCGTTTACTGTTTTGAAAGATGCCGCGGCTGTTGCTCCCTATGGTTTGGCCGGAGCTAATGGAGTAATACTTATTACAACTAAAAAAGGCAAATCGGGAAAGCCGACATTGTCCTATAACAGTTATCTGGGCTTCCAAAATCCCACCCGGATTACCTCCATGGTAAACTCTTACCAATACGCGCTAATGCAAAACGAGGCTGCACAGAATGAAAACAGTGCTAACATACCTTATTCACAGGCCGATTTAGCAGGTTATTTAAAAACGGTGAACAAAGAGAACGGTGCCGACATTGATAAATATCCGAGCAGTAATGGTTTAAAAGATCTTATTTTAAAAAACAGGATTCTAACATCACACAACATTCAACTTTCGGGCGGTACCGATAAAGTGCATTATTATGCAGGTTTCGGTTATATTTATCAGCAGGGACAATGGTCGTCAACAGCCATGAACAGGTACAATCTAATAGCTAAAATGGATGCCCAGGCTACTAATACTACCAACGTTTCGCTAAGTATCAACAGCTATGTAAAAGACTTAAATTATCCGGGGACTTCGGCAGGGAACATCATGTACCAGGCATTCCGTAATCCGCCAACCTTTGCCGTTAAATATTCAAACGGGTTATATGGTGGTTATCAGAACCGGAGCTTGCTTGGAGAAGTTTATGATACCGGTTATGACAGAGAAGAGTCGACCCAGTCATATACCACTTTAACTATTGATCAGAAATTACCTTTAAAAGGCTTAAGTATTAAAGGATCAGTAAGCTACGATCCCTATTCCGATTATGAAAAAAACTGGCAAAAGCCGGCTACTTATTACTCGGTAAATACAGGCACAACACCATATACATTCTCTAAGGCGCAGGACGGACAATCAAACCCCTTGTTAACTATTTATAATAATTTTAGTTCCTCTTTAACCTACCAGGGGTATCTTAATTATCACAATAAGTTTGGGAAAAATGATGTAGCCTTTCAGGGCGTAGCAGAATACAGGACTGTTAATAGTCGCACACAACGAGACGAGAGGGATAACTATAACCTGGACATTGATGAACTTGATGCGGGTAGCGCAATCAGCACAGATGCTAAAAACAGCGGATCGTCAAGTGAGCAAAAACAGGTAGGGTACGTTTACCACGCAACTTATAATTATGATGGAAAATATGTTGCAGAAGCCATCGGCCGCTATGACGGGCATTATTATTTTGCCCCTGGGCACCGCTATGGCTTTTTCCCAACTTTTGGCCTGTCATGGAACCTTTCCGAAGAAAATTTTATCAAGAACCGCTACAACTGGGTTGATTTCCTGAAACTGCGCGCGTCCTACGGCCAGTCGGGTAACCTGGCAGGAGGCCCCTTTCAATATTTAAGTGCTTATCAGTTAGGCCAGGGGGCTGTTTTTACTTCATCAGGCACACCAAAGGCAACGCAGGGAGTTTATGAAAGCGGACAGCCTAATCCTAACATTACCTGGGAGCGGCAAAAGCAGCTGGATATCGGTATTGAAGGAGCGCTATGGCAGGGTAAGCTAACTTTTGATATTGATTATTTTCATCAGAAGCGAAATAATATGCTGGTAACAAGGCAGATAACCGCCCCTTCAGAGTACGGTATCAGCTTATCACAGGAAAATTACGGCATTATGAGCAATCAGGGGATCGATTTAACCCTGGGCTCGTCGCAAACGCTTTCAAACGGGATGCGTATCGGCGTTAAAGCTATATTGAGTTATGCGAAAAATAAACTGCTGCGTGTTGACGAATTGGCAACATCTTATAATAACTTAAATACCCGCCAGACAGGCAGGGCATTAGGTACGCCATTTGGTTATGTTGCGCTCGGTTATTTTACCGCTGATGATTTTAATGCCAACGGAACGCTGAAAGCTGGTATCCCGACACAGCCCTGGGGCGTAGTACATCCCGGAGACATCAGGTATGCCGATTTAAATAACGATGGTAAGATAACCACAGATAACAGCGACCAAAAGGTCATCGGTAACCCCTCAACACCCGAAGTGCAGTTTAGCCTGGCGCCGAATTTTTCATGGAAAGGATTTGATATCGACCTGTTGTTTCAGGGAGCTACCAAAAGCAGTATCCAAATAGGTGGCACCATAGCTTATCCTTTTGATATCGCTTCTTCGGCAACAACACTACAGTTTAACGATCACTGGACACCGGCTAATACCAACGCGCTTTATCCCCGTTTAACCAGTGCCCCTGTGCCTAATAATCAACAGTATTCATCGTGGTTTATGCGCAATGATACCTATGTGAGGCTTAAAAGCGCGGAGATAGGGTATACTATTCCTGTGAAAATACTACAAAAAATTAAGATCCAGTCTGTAAGGTTTTATGTAGCAGGACAGAATTTGTGGACCTGGACACCTTATATGAAGGAAGTGATGGACCCTGAAGCCCAATCAACCAACGGACAGTATTATTTCCAGCAACAGGTGATATCGTTTGGAACCAACATAACCTTTTAATTAACCACTAATCGTAAAGAAATGAATCATATAAAGAAATTTTATGGCTTAGCTTTAATAGCTTTGCTCCTGAGCGCTTTGGCGGGATGTAAAAAGGATCTGCTTAGCGTTACGCCAAAAAATCAGTTGTCGGACGCGACGGTTTTTGGTACCGAAAGTAACGCCGATATATTTTTAAATAATGTTTATACCGATCTGCCGCATCTGAACAATGAAACTGAATTGCTCGATCAGTTCAGCGATAATTCATATGTAGGCGCAGAGTGGTTTGATGCCCGGCAAATGATTTATACAGGTGCAATAGCACCTAATAATATGCCCGTAGGCCCATGGGGTATGTGGCGATGGGCAAGGGGGACAAACTCCAATAATGATGGTGCCGGCAATTATGAATTTATAAGAGCCTGCAACCTGTTTATTCAAAAAGTCACCGCGTCAAATTTTTCAGCTGATTTTAAAAGGCAGAAATTGGCCGAGGCACGTTTTTTAAGAGCATTCTTTTATCAGTACTTATATATAGCCTACGGAGGGGTACCTATTATTACCGATGTGCTTAATAACACCACTCAGGGCAACGAAATTTACCGGCCCCGTAATACATCTGCCGAAACCGTTAAATTTATTACCGATGAATTAACCGCCGCAGCGGCAGACCTGCCGCTTACCACCAGCGAGTATGGCAGGGCCACAAAGGGAGCCGCGCTTACATTGAAGGCATGGGTACAACTTTATGATGCCAGCCCTTTGCACAATTCGGGTACCGCCGATGCCGTTGGTGATGCCGGCAAATGGGCACAGGCTGCAGCCACTTATAAGCAGGTGATAGATTTAGGCGTTTACAGTTTACTTAACGATTTTGGCGCGGTTTGGCTACCCGCCAGCAATAATAGCCCTGAATCAATTTTCGCTATGCAGATGACCGGGGCACAAAATGGAGGCGGAAGGCGCGAAGGCCTTTACGGGCCCGTGGTTGTGCACGGCGCAGTTGAAACCTGGGGTAACTTTGAGCCTACCCAGGAATTGGTTGACGAGTTTTCGATGGATAATGGTAAAGCCATAAATGAACCTGGTTCGGGCTATAACCCCCAAAATCCATATGTGAAACGCGAAAAACGCTTTTATCAAAGTATCGTTTATGATGGCGCACCCTGGCAGGGCGATACCATTTATACCAGGGCAGGTATCGGCAGTCCGAACGAGATAGACCTCAACTCAACCCGCGGAGATATCAGCAATACCGGCTATTATGCCCGTAAAACACTTGATGAAAGTATAAAAGGTAACGATAACCTGAACTGCAGCTGCGGGTTAGAAAACTATATGTTTTTCCGTTATGCTGAAGTGCTGCTTGGCTATGCTGAAGCACAAAATGAGGCTGTAGGTCCAGATGCATCAGTATTGGATGCTGTTAACAAAGTACGTACCCGTGGTGGCAACCTCCCAACAGTACAGGCCACATATGGCAATGTAAGCCAACAGCAAATGAGGCAGATCATCCATCGCGAGCGCAGGGTTGAATTTGCTTTTGAAGATAAACGCTGGTGGGATGTCTTGCGCTGGAAAATAGCATCAAAAGTTTTAAACGGGCCTACACATGGTATGCTGATTACTAAGAAAAATGGCGTCTGGAACTATGATCCTACCGCAGTTGTGGTTACAAAACAGTGGAACGATAAGATGTACTTTATGCCGGTACCACAGGTTGCTATTGATAAAAATCCCAAAATGAAAGCTCAGAATGGAGGCCCGGATAACTGGGTCAACGGGCAAAATCCGGGTTATTAAACAATGATTTGTCGAAAATTTTAAAAATCTTAAGACGTAGATTATGAAAAGATTAATCAAATACCATATTTACTTTGGGCTGGTTTTAATAATATTTGTTTCCGCCTGTAAAAAAGAAAAAGCATTGTCCACAACGGTTTACATGCCTGCCGGTAAGGCAATAGTCAGTCAAACATTTGATATAACCGATACGATTCCGTATTCGGCAAGTTTGGTAGGGGCTGATTACCCAACACTAACAACATCTGCCGCTAATAATATCAATGTGACCTTTAAGGCCGATCTTTCATTGATAGCTGCTTTTAATGCAGCTAACCATACTAATTACAGCGCTTTGCCGGCCGACAATTTTAGCTTTGACGCTACAGCAACTATTGCCAAGGGCCAGTCCGCAACCGGCCCCTTAAAGCTTATCATTAAAAATGGTGATAAGTTGGGTGCTTTTTCAAGTTTTCTTTTACCTATCCGTATCGATCAGGCAAATGGCGGCAGTATAAGTAATGTACAAAAGGTAACTTACTTTGTGGTTACCCGCTCGCCATCACTGGCAAACCTGGTACCATTTGACAGATCAAAATGGAGTATTGCCGGCTTCTCAACCCAGGAACCCGCTGAAGGCAGTGGAAATGGGCTTGGTATAGATGCGATTGACGGCGATTTGGGTTCTTACTGGCAATCCAAATGGTCGGGTGGCGAGCCAGGACCACCGCATTATATCTCCGTAGATATGGGGGAGATGAAAAATGTACACGCCATTTCTATGGTCGACAGGGATTTCAGCGGCGATTGGGCCGTTAATGGTCATGGCCAGCCCAAGGCAATGACCGTGTCTGTAAGTACTGATGGTACCAACTGGACAGATAACGGAACTTTCCAGGTACCCATTGTTGAGCCACAGGCTGAGATCCGTTTTTTCCTGCCGCAATTTCTTCAGGCACGATATTTCAGGATAACAGTTACCGATGTTTGGGGGAGTAACAGCACCAACATAGCCGAAATATATGCCTTGTAATAATTAATGCTGTCAAATGTACTTGTCCGTTATCACAAACGGACAAGTACTGCCTGTTGCACAGTTAACATCCAGATAGTTGTACTGGCTGGATTACAAAAAAATAAATATGATCACTAATAACATGAAAAAGCTGGCATACGCCAGACTATGGATAGCTATTGTTCTGTGTTTTACCTTGAGCACAAGGCTGGTAGCCCAGACAGCCGAAACAATAATTAATATTAACGGAAATGATAAAGGCCGCGTCTTTGACGGTATAGGCGGAGTTAGCGGCGGAGGCGGAACATCACGTCTGTTAATAGACTATCCCTTACAGCAGCAAAATCAGATCCTCGATTTTCTATTCAAACCTAATTTTGGAGCATCCTTACATATTTTAAAAGTTGAGATAGGCGGCGATGTAAATACAACTAATGGTGCCGAGGCCAGCCATATGCGTACGCCCGGTGACCAGAATTATAACAGGGGATATGAATGGTGGTTGATGAAACAGGCAAAACTGCGTAACCCTCAAATAAAACTGTATGCCCTTGAATGGGGGGCACCGGGTTGGTTTAAAGGAGGGTTTTGGTCTGATGATAACATAAGCTATATTATTAATTGGCTTAAACATGCCAAAATTGATCACGGACTTACCATCGACTATTTAGGTGGATGGAATGAACGTGGCTATAATAAAGAATGGTACCGGAAGCTAAAAGCGGCGCTGGATAAAAACGGATTGCAAACAATGATAGTGGCCGACGACGGTGGCGGCTGGAGCGTTGCAAAGGATTTGGCAACTGATTCTGCATTCAGTTCTGCAGTATCCATTGTCGGTCAGCATTATCCCTGTAGTGATAATGGAAAAGGTACAGGGTGTGCCAGTAGCACCGAAGCCCAAAACCTGAATAAACCACTCTGGGCCAGCGAACACGGGACAAATAATTATAATGAAGGCGCTACCGCCATTACCAGGAGCTACAACCGGGGATATATAGAAGGTAAAATGACCGCTTATATTAACTGGGCTGTTATTGCTGCATGGTATTCGACCTTACCTCATGCCGGTGAAGGATTGATGCTGGCCGACGAGCCCTGGAGCGGCCGTTTTACAATTGGTAAAAGCATCTGGGCTGTAGCCCATACAGCACAGTTTGCTAAGCCCGGATGGCAGTATATTGATAACGCCTGCGGCTATTTAAAAGACAACGGTACCTATGTAACGCTGAAAAACGGGGCTGATTACAGCATTATCGCCGAAACGATGGATGCTAATTACAGTCAGACCATTACCTTTAAACCTGTTGGTGGCCTGTTTAACGGAACAATACATGTATGGCATACCCACTTTAATTCAACAGATGAAAAGGACTATTTCGTTAAACAACAGGACATAAACCCGTTGAACGGGGTATTTACGATAACGCTTGAACCCGGTAACATTTATACATTTACTACTACTACAGGGCAGCATAAGGGCGTCGTTATGCAACGGCCGGAGGCCGTGTTTAAGCTCCCTTATGCTGATAATTTTAATGAGTATGCCAATGACGCTATACCCAAATACTTTTCAACACTTAACGGTGCCTTTGAAATAGCTGATGCTGGCGGTGGTCGAAAAGGGAAATGTTTGCAGCAACAGGCTATACAAGCACCAATCCCCTGGCTTAATAAACCTATGGAACCCTTTACTGTTATGGGGGACCCGAAGTGGGAAAATTACAAAGTATCTATTGATGTATTGATAGGAAAATCCGGTTCGGTCGAATTATTAGGTCGTATCAATCAACAACCGATGAATTGGCAGTATATTAGTGCACGGGGCTATCACCTCAAAGTTCAGAGCTCTGGCACGTGGGTGTTTTATTATCAAAAATCTGATCCCAAGGATTCGGCAGTTAATATGCCACCGGTTAATAAAATACTGGCATCCGGCTCCCTGAACTTCAGGGGTAATAAATGGCACAACCTGGCATTAAGCTTCAGGGATAATCATATTGAAGTGTTTGTTGATAAAAAACGACTGGCATCGCTAAATGACAATCAATCAAGCGGGGGCCAGATCGGCCTTTATGTAAGCTCATGGCGCAAGGCGCAGTTTGATAACTTATTAATTAAACCATAAACATTCCATGCAATTTATACAGTTGCAAAATCAGCTTTCAAAGCTCATTGATAAAGCAGGAAATATCATTTGTCGACATATAATAAACACAAGCTTATTTAACCTCATTTGTATGGATTTTAAACAATTAGTTACTCAAATAAGAAGGCCTTTTAGCTTAATTGCTATGGCCTTTGTTTTAATCCCCCCGGCGGTTAATGCACAAACAGCCCCGCTTCCCATAGGCCCTGTACCCAATGCCCGGCAAATTGAATGGTACCATCGCGAAATAATAGCTTTTTTTCATTTTGGCATGAATACGTTTGCCAATGTTAATGAAGGCGATGGTACCGCAAATCCTCAGCTATTTAATCCTACGGCATTAAACTGTAACCAATGGACAAGCGTGCTTAAAGGAGCCGGGATTACAACAGCTATTTTTGTTGCCAAGCATGCCGATGGCTTTTGCAACTGGCCAACCGCGCATACCAATTATTCAGTAAAAAACAGCCCGTGGAAAGATGGTAAAGGAGATGTTGTAAGAGAATTTACCGATGCCTGTAAAGCTGCGGAGATAAAAGCGGCAATCTATCTGGGGCCACATGACAGGCACGATTCAAGATACGGAACACCTGATTACAGCGATTATTATGCGAATCAGTTATCGGAGCTTTTAAGAAACTACGGCCCCATCTGGGAAATATGGTGGGATGGAGCAGGTGCCGATCAAATTACGTCAGTTTTTTATGATCGCTGGGCTGATACCGTGCGCAAATTGCAGCCCAATTGCGTGGTTTTTGGCACCAAAAATTCATATCGCTATGCGGACTGCCGCTGGATAGGCAATGAATCGGGATTATCGGGTGATCCGTGTTGGTCAACTATCAACCCGGTTTCTATTCGGGATGAAGCAGCGTATATTACGCAGTTAAACCATGGGGAAGTTGACGGCACGGCGTATATACCAGCCGAAGCAGATGTCTCTATTCGTCCAAGCTGGTTTTACCACAAGGAGGAAGATGCTCACGTTAAAAGCGTTGCCGCTTTGTGGGATCTTTATTTCAATTCCGTTGGTCATAACAGTGTGCTGTTA from Mucilaginibacter sp. SJ includes:
- a CDS encoding BT_3987 domain-containing protein, giving the protein MKRLIKYHIYFGLVLIIFVSACKKEKALSTTVYMPAGKAIVSQTFDITDTIPYSASLVGADYPTLTTSAANNINVTFKADLSLIAAFNAANHTNYSALPADNFSFDATATIAKGQSATGPLKLIIKNGDKLGAFSSFLLPIRIDQANGGSISNVQKVTYFVVTRSPSLANLVPFDRSKWSIAGFSTQEPAEGSGNGLGIDAIDGDLGSYWQSKWSGGEPGPPHYISVDMGEMKNVHAISMVDRDFSGDWAVNGHGQPKAMTVSVSTDGTNWTDNGTFQVPIVEPQAEIRFFLPQFLQARYFRITVTDVWGSNSTNIAEIYAL
- a CDS encoding TonB-dependent receptor, with the protein product MKISAFNIGMPKLRIPQKLLLVVKITTLVLLVAIMQVSASSYAQRINLSENNVSLKKLFKEIRKQSGYNFIFTEGMIKDTRPVDIHVNNASIGDVLDKVFHDQPLSYTISNNTIVIKEKEEPFIPITITGTVKDEKGQPLPGVTVTVDGSVNATSTDNNGKYNIKADGKQTLVFSFIGYKTVKRIINNEQLIDISLEPLSKDLTEVVVVGYGTQKRENITAAISTLKGQDIAQKPVASLSNSLTGRVAGVIITQGNGEPGQDAASIHIRGIGTTGNNAPLIVVDGVYRSFESLDPNSIESFTVLKDAAAVAPYGLAGANGVILITTKKGKSGKPTLSYNSYLGFQNPTRITSMVNSYQYALMQNEAAQNENSANIPYSQADLAGYLKTVNKENGADIDKYPSSNGLKDLILKNRILTSHNIQLSGGTDKVHYYAGFGYIYQQGQWSSTAMNRYNLIAKMDAQATNTTNVSLSINSYVKDLNYPGTSAGNIMYQAFRNPPTFAVKYSNGLYGGYQNRSLLGEVYDTGYDREESTQSYTTLTIDQKLPLKGLSIKGSVSYDPYSDYEKNWQKPATYYSVNTGTTPYTFSKAQDGQSNPLLTIYNNFSSSLTYQGYLNYHNKFGKNDVAFQGVAEYRTVNSRTQRDERDNYNLDIDELDAGSAISTDAKNSGSSSEQKQVGYVYHATYNYDGKYVAEAIGRYDGHYYFAPGHRYGFFPTFGLSWNLSEENFIKNRYNWVDFLKLRASYGQSGNLAGGPFQYLSAYQLGQGAVFTSSGTPKATQGVYESGQPNPNITWERQKQLDIGIEGALWQGKLTFDIDYFHQKRNNMLVTRQITAPSEYGISLSQENYGIMSNQGIDLTLGSSQTLSNGMRIGVKAILSYAKNKLLRVDELATSYNNLNTRQTGRALGTPFGYVALGYFTADDFNANGTLKAGIPTQPWGVVHPGDIRYADLNNDGKITTDNSDQKVIGNPSTPEVQFSLAPNFSWKGFDIDLLFQGATKSSIQIGGTIAYPFDIASSATTLQFNDHWTPANTNALYPRLTSAPVPNNQQYSSWFMRNDTYVRLKSAEIGYTIPVKILQKIKIQSVRFYVAGQNLWTWTPYMKEVMDPEAQSTNGQYYFQQQVISFGTNITF
- a CDS encoding RagB/SusD family nutrient uptake outer membrane protein: MNHIKKFYGLALIALLLSALAGCKKDLLSVTPKNQLSDATVFGTESNADIFLNNVYTDLPHLNNETELLDQFSDNSYVGAEWFDARQMIYTGAIAPNNMPVGPWGMWRWARGTNSNNDGAGNYEFIRACNLFIQKVTASNFSADFKRQKLAEARFLRAFFYQYLYIAYGGVPIITDVLNNTTQGNEIYRPRNTSAETVKFITDELTAAAADLPLTTSEYGRATKGAALTLKAWVQLYDASPLHNSGTADAVGDAGKWAQAAATYKQVIDLGVYSLLNDFGAVWLPASNNSPESIFAMQMTGAQNGGGRREGLYGPVVVHGAVETWGNFEPTQELVDEFSMDNGKAINEPGSGYNPQNPYVKREKRFYQSIVYDGAPWQGDTIYTRAGIGSPNEIDLNSTRGDISNTGYYARKTLDESIKGNDNLNCSCGLENYMFFRYAEVLLGYAEAQNEAVGPDASVLDAVNKVRTRGGNLPTVQATYGNVSQQQMRQIIHRERRVEFAFEDKRWWDVLRWKIASKVLNGPTHGMLITKKNGVWNYDPTAVVVTKQWNDKMYFMPVPQVAIDKNPKMKAQNGGPDNWVNGQNPGY
- a CDS encoding alpha-L-fucosidase, which produces MDFKQLVTQIRRPFSLIAMAFVLIPPAVNAQTAPLPIGPVPNARQIEWYHREIIAFFHFGMNTFANVNEGDGTANPQLFNPTALNCNQWTSVLKGAGITTAIFVAKHADGFCNWPTAHTNYSVKNSPWKDGKGDVVREFTDACKAAEIKAAIYLGPHDRHDSRYGTPDYSDYYANQLSELLRNYGPIWEIWWDGAGADQITSVFYDRWADTVRKLQPNCVVFGTKNSYRYADCRWIGNESGLSGDPCWSTINPVSIRDEAAYITQLNHGEVDGTAYIPAEADVSIRPSWFYHKEEDAHVKSVAALWDLYFNSVGHNSVLLLNFPPDKRGLIPAIDSVRADSLHRLINGTFKNNLAAGATIKSLHPRGGNYKAASMGDNSESTYYATTDNAFTDTITFNLGKKKTFDVLMLQEVIELGQRTTGWSVDYSSDGKNWTPIPEATEKQAIGYKWLVKFKPVTASKVRLRITSGKACVAIHAFGIYKEQMATPD